One window of Candidatus Nitrospira kreftii genomic DNA carries:
- a CDS encoding Beta sliding clamp, whose translation MKVRIGRDELLTGLQRVQGVVEKRNTMPILSNILLEAKQDGVEIVATDLEIGLRGLYKATVLTPGGVTISARKLFEIVKELPSGEIELTSADNNWTTIQAGKSQFKVVGLPSHDYPALPTIDREGLTPLSGDGLLELIRKTLFAAGDNDARYILNGLLVTLLGTEKKTSLRLVGTDGHRLAVAEQEVGQAGSKGMPLEMKAIIPKKAAHEIRHLLEEGGDGEPLIGFSKNLMIFRKSGLLLTSRLMEGNYPNYQQVIPKESGKPISVNRAELESALRRVSVLSKDKSSAVKVSFASGKMTLYSSSPDYGEATEELPAQYEGETLNTGFNARYLLDVFNVMDGETLSLQMETALSPCLVQEPESPGFKCVVMPIKV comes from the coding sequence ATGAAAGTACGCATCGGGCGAGATGAATTATTGACAGGACTCCAACGCGTACAGGGTGTCGTGGAAAAACGCAACACGATGCCGATTTTGTCGAACATTTTGTTGGAGGCCAAACAAGACGGAGTCGAGATTGTCGCAACCGATCTTGAGATCGGGTTGAGAGGCCTCTATAAGGCAACTGTGCTGACTCCGGGAGGTGTGACTATCTCGGCTCGAAAGCTGTTCGAGATCGTGAAAGAGTTACCATCCGGTGAGATCGAGCTGACATCCGCAGACAATAATTGGACGACGATCCAAGCTGGAAAGAGCCAATTCAAAGTTGTGGGTCTTCCTAGTCACGATTACCCTGCGCTCCCGACGATCGATCGCGAAGGGTTAACGCCTCTCTCTGGAGACGGACTATTGGAATTGATTCGGAAGACGCTTTTTGCCGCCGGTGACAACGATGCCCGATACATTTTGAACGGCCTTCTCGTCACGTTGCTGGGGACTGAGAAGAAAACCTCCCTGCGATTGGTCGGCACGGACGGTCATCGTCTTGCCGTAGCGGAACAGGAAGTCGGACAAGCCGGGTCTAAAGGGATGCCGTTGGAAATGAAGGCCATCATTCCAAAAAAAGCTGCCCATGAGATCAGGCATCTATTGGAAGAGGGAGGAGACGGTGAACCGCTGATCGGCTTCTCCAAGAATCTGATGATCTTCCGGAAAAGTGGTCTGCTTCTGACGTCCAGGCTGATGGAAGGCAATTATCCAAATTATCAGCAGGTCATTCCCAAAGAAAGCGGCAAGCCTATCAGTGTGAATCGAGCCGAGCTAGAGAGCGCGCTTCGTCGAGTATCGGTATTGTCCAAGGATAAGTCCAGCGCGGTGAAAGTATCGTTTGCATCCGGCAAGATGACGCTTTATTCCAGCAGCCCTGACTATGGAGAAGCCACAGAAGAATTGCCCGCGCAGTACGAGGGCGAGACGTTGAATACCGGTTTCAACGCCCGATATCTGTTGGATGTTTTCAATGTGATGGATGGGGAAACGCTCTCTCTTCAGATGGAGACAGCCTTGAGTCCCTGTTTG